One window of the Ananas comosus cultivar F153 linkage group 21, ASM154086v1, whole genome shotgun sequence genome contains the following:
- the LOC109726430 gene encoding kelch repeat-containing protein At3g27220-like, whose protein sequence is MARSGAKPIAKRYVLVLSGLALLGVALVADFLWASSSSSSSSSSSPLWSTTLDLSLYDAPKPPVAKQVKKDNKMLQTKDINATFADLPAPQLEWEEMAEAPVPRLDGAAIQIKNLLYVFAGYGTIDHVHSHVDIYNFTDNTWGGRFDMPKEMAHSHLGMVTDGRYIYVVTGQYGPQCRGPTARNFVLDTETKEWHDLPPLPVPRYAPATQLWRGRLHVMGGSKEDRHEPALDHWSLAVKDGKALDNEWRNEIPIPRGGPHRACVVANDRLLAIGGQEGDFMAKPGSPIFKCVRRSEVVYSNVYMLDDGLKWKELPPMPKPDSHIEFAWVNVNNSLIIAGGTTEKHPVTKKMVLVGEIFRFNLDTLEWSVIGKLPFRIKTTLVGFWNGWLYFTSGQRDKGPNDPSPKKVVGCMWRTKLRL, encoded by the exons ATGGCGAGATCGGGGGCGAAGCCGATCGCGAAGAGGTACGTGCTCGTCCTCTccggcctcgccctcctcgGCGTCGCCCTCGTCGCCGATTTCCTCtgggcctcctcctcctcctcctcctcgtcgtcgtcctcgcctCTTTGGTCCACGACGCTGGATTTGTCTCTCTACGACGCCCCCAAACCCCCCGTGGCCAAGCAG GTTAAGAAGGATAATAAAATGTTACAGACAAAAGACATTAATGCAACTTTTGCGGATTTACCGGCACCTCAGTTAGAATGGGAAGAGATGGCAGAAGCTCCTGTGCCTCGTCTAGATGGAGCTGCTATACAGATTAAGAATCTGCTGTATGTTTTTGCTGGATATGGTACCATTGACCAT GTGCATTCCCATGTGGATATCTATAACTTTACAGATAATACATGGGGAGGAAGATTTGATATGCCAAAAGAAATGGCACATTCACATCTAGGAATGGTGACAGATGGCAGATATATTTATGTAGTCACTGGACAGTATGGGCCCCAATGTAGAGGTCCTACAGCTCGCAATTTTGTACTGGACACAGAGACGAAAGAATGGCATGATTTGCCTCCATTGCCAGTGCCTAG GTACGCACCAGCTACACAACTTTGGAGAGGCAGACTCCATGTAATGGGTGGCAGCAAGGAGGATCGCCATGAACCTGCATTGGATCATTGGAGCCTCGCTGTAAAAGATGGGAAAGCTTTGGACAATGAATGGAGAAATGAGATACCCATACCACGTGGTGGTCCTCACAG GGCTTGTGTGGTTGCTAATGATCGGCTTCTTGCTATTGGCGGTCAAGAGGGTGATTTTATGGCAAAACCTGGATCACCGATTTTCAAATGTGTTCGCAGAAGTGAG GTGGTGTATAGCAATGTTTACATGCTTGATGATGGTTTAAAGTGGAAGGAACTGCCACCCATGCCTAAACCAGATTCACACATAGAATTTGCATGGGTAAATGTAAACAATTCCCTTATTATCGCTGGAGGAACTACGGAGAAACATCCTGTGACTAAAAAGATGGTCTTGGTTGGTGAAATATTTCGGTTCAACTTGGATACACTG GAATGGTCGGTTATTGGGAAGTTACCTTTCCGCATCAAGACCACCTTGGTAGGTTTCTGGAATGGCTGGTTGTATTTCACATCTGGCCAGCGAGACAAGGGACCAAACGATCCCTCTCCTAAAAAGGTTGTCGGGTGCATGTGGAGAACTAAGCTACGGTTATAG
- the LOC109726336 gene encoding probable inactive receptor kinase At1g27190, with protein MGALHLLILLAVSTASIYTGVDGSAAKDDYDMLRGPIHAPPGNSFNSFAGNPNRRRGYDVSSHRHGHATEGEAILVNILAGVFGFATSLLFSLTIWNRCISRPSKVTHSPIATTGERRNLLGRTESLQVSLGQISPMTISRRLTVQLTPSDLLHATADFHPDRIIAVGSAQLGTSYKAFLSDGTALTVKRLRSCRLFGEALYSATISRIGRLRHPNLAPLLDFYTINDERLLVYKYMPNGALSSRLHSSSRSLDWPARLKIAIGAARGLTWLHHWFHAPLLHHYMSSSTILLDEDYEAKITDFGLSGLLESNVGELGYAAPEYAANPVPTTKGDVYALGVVLLELATGRKPGEIGTDAVGIRFAGNLVDWVRKLAGEGRIRDAVDESLRGKGHDVEIVESLKIAMGCVVNSPQERFSMYGAYRSLRNVGDGYGFLEQFEEIPLVHGADGCSARD; from the coding sequence ATGGGAGCCCTCCATCTTCTCATTCTCCTCGCAGTTTCGACGGCTTCGATCTACACCGGTGTCGACGGAAGCGCAGCGAAGGACGACTACGACATGCTTCGTGGCCCAATCCACGCACCGCCGGGCAATTCGTTCAACTCGTTTGCGGGGAATCCCAACCGACGCCGCGGCTACGACGTCTCCTCTCACCGCCACGGCCATGCTACGGAAGGCGAAGCTATCCTTGTGAACATCTTGGCCGGCGTCTTTGGTTTTGCAACTTCTTTGCTCTTTTCGCTCACAATCTGGAACCGGTGCATTTCCCGTCCCTCGAAAGTAACTCATAGTCCTATCGCCACCACCGGGGAGCGCAGAAACTTGTTGGGCCGGACAGAGTCGCTGCAGGTGTCTCTGGGCCAGATCTCACCCATGACGATCTCCCGGAGGCTGACCGTGCAGCTAACTCCCTCCGATCTACTACATGCAACTGCAGATTTCCACCCCGATCGTATTATCGCGGTTGGGAGTGCGCAGCTGGGGACGTCATACAAGGCCTTCCTCAGCGACGGAACTGCGCTCACCGTCAAGCGGCTGCGGTCGTGCAGGCTCTTCGGCGAGGCCCTCTACTCCGCGACGATCAGTCGCATTGGTCGACTCCGCCACCCCAACCTTGCACCGCTCTTGGACTTCTACACAATCAACGACGAGCGCCTCCTCGTCTACAAGTACATGCCGAACGGCGCCCTCTCCTCCCGACTACACTCTTCCTCTCGCTCTCTGGATTGGCCTGCTAGGCTCAAGATAGCAATCGGTGCCGCCCGCGGTCTCACGTGGCTCCACCATTGGTTCCACGCTCCCCTCCTCCACCATTACATGAGCTCGAGCACGATCCTCCTCGACGAAGACTATGAGGCCAAGATCACCGATTTCGGCCTCTCGGGGCTCCTCGAATCGAACGTCGGGGAATTGGGCTACGCGGCTCCGGAGTATGCTGCGAATCCGGTCCCGACCACAAAGGGCGATGTTTATGCATTAGGAGTGGTGCTACTGGAGCTAGCCACAGGGAGGAAGCCCGGTGAGATCGGCACGGATGCGGTGGGGATACGTTTTGCAGGAAATTTGGTGGATTGGGTTCGCAAGCTTGCGGGCGAAGGTAGGATCAGAGATGCTGTTGATGAGTCGCTGCGCGGGAAGGGCCATGACGTCGAAATTGTGGAGTCCTTGAAAATAGCCATGGGATGTGTTGTAAATAGTCCGCAGGAGAGGTTCTCAATGTATGGAGCGTACCGGTCGCTGAGGAACGTTGGCGACGGTTACGGCTTCTTGGAGCAGTTTGAGGAGATCCCACTGGTTCATGGGGCAGACGGCTGCAGTGCGAGAGATTAA